Genomic window (Piliocolobus tephrosceles isolate RC106 unplaced genomic scaffold, ASM277652v3 unscaffolded_34601, whole genome shotgun sequence):
ttcaatcaattctcctgcctcagtctccctagtagctgggattacaggcatgcgccactgtgcccagctaattattattattatttttttttagtaaagacagggtttcaccatgttggccaggatagtcttgaactcctgacctcgtgatccacccacctcggcctgcctaagtgctgggattacaggtgtgagccactgtgcctggcccagaaaatgtatctttttaaaaggtaattgtGAGCTGTCTATAGGACCCAAGTCACTACCCAATTCTTGAAGCCATTCCTCCTTCTGTTCCACACAGGTTTCCACCATGCACATTACGCAGACAAGAAATGGAGGTGGGAATTTAAATAACTATTCCTCGTCCATTCCATCGACTCCCAGCACCAGCCAGGAGGACCTTCAGGTCAATGTTCCTCCCTCTGCCAATACACCCACACCCGTTCGCAAGCAGTCCAAGCGCTGGTCCAAGCTGTTTACATCTGAGAAAGGGAGTGACCCAGACAAAGAGAACAAAGCCTGGGAGAGTCATGCTGACACCATCGGGAGCGGCAGAGCCATCCCCATGAAACAGGGCATGCTCTTAAAGCTAAGTGGGAAATggctgaagaaatggaaaaagaaatatgtcaCCCTCTGTGACAATGGCGTCCTCACCTATTATTCAAGCTTAGGTGATTATATGAAGAATATTCACAAAAAAGAGATTGACCTTCGAACATCTACCATCAAAGTCCCAGGAAAGAGGCCACCCCTAAGCACACTGGCCTGCGTGCCCATTTCCAGCTCTAAAGGCAATGCGCTATCCACGGACATGAACAGTCTGTGTACCTCAGCCAATTCAGACACCGGACTTGATGACTCCATATGCTCCAGCCCCAATATCTCCAGCACCACCAGCCCCAAGCTCAACCCACCCCCCTCTTCTCATGCcaacaaaaagaaacaccaaAGGAAGAAAAGCACCAACAAATTAAAAGACAATGGCCTGCCTGGCACTGCTGAAGAACAAGACGAAAACTTTATCATTGTGTCCCTCACTGGCCAAACATGGCACTTTGAAGCCATTACGTATGAGGAGCGGGATGCCTGGGTCCAAGCCATCGAGAGCCAGATCGTGGCCAGCCTGCAGTCATGCGAGAGCAGCAAAAGCAGGTTCCGGCTGCTTTAGACTAGCACAAGATTATTTACTAATAATCTTGATCTTTAGCCACATTTCTGTGCAATAAATTTGCTATGATGCCATGATGGGGATCAGCAAGCTGCGTTTTCCAAGTTCCTTCTAGTGGGATCCTGCTAGGTTCTGCTATTAGGAGGTACTAGGGAAACAGAAAGGCAAGAGAATGGAAGAATAGATCTCCTTTTCCTGTTTATTTGCTGTCCTTACTGAGATTCTCCCAAGAACATCCCCTTGCCTTAGGAGCAGTAATTGTTTCAGTTTACCAGTTTTTTCAGAGCCCGAGAAAGTGCCTCTTCAGAGGTAACAGCAGCAGTTGGAATATATCTCTCC
Coding sequences:
- the LOC113222771 gene encoding arf-GAP with GTPase, ANK repeat and PH domain-containing protein 11-like; translated protein: DADGSLSIFDEQLYSFTVSTMHITQTRNGGGNLNNYSSSIPSTPSTSQEDLQVNVPPSANTPTPVRKQSKRWSKLFTSEKGSDPDKENKAWESHADTIGSGRAIPMKQGMLLKLSGKWLKKWKKKYVTLCDNGVLTYYSSLGDYMKNIHKKEIDLRTSTIKVPGKRPPLSTLACVPISSSKGNALSTDMNSLCTSANSDTGLDDSICSSPNISSTTSPKLNPPPSSHANKKKHQRKKSTNKLKDNGLPGTAEEQDENFIIVSLTGQTWHFEAITYEERDAWVQAIESQIVASLQSCESSKSRFRLL